A window of Fusarium falciforme chromosome 1, complete sequence genomic DNA:
GGAGCGGGCGGCGATGGACAAGATTGCCTGCGCGTGGGGATTCAAGGAGCCCTGGAGGCATGGAGAAGAGTCAGGACCCGAGTGGGAGGGCCTCAAGGAGTATATGGGCTACCGACAAATGATTCTGGATCGGGTCGAGTTCATGGAGGGCATGAGCTAGTTTTCTCCTTGTCGAGGTTCTTGTAAATCATATATTTGTATAAAAGACATTATACTTGAACGACTTTAGCCCCCTCTAAATGGAAGTCAAATTCCCTTGAAACCAAACGCCTTGCATTCCCAAGATACACCCCTTTTACGCGTCCTGTTGATACTTGTTCCTAGCCTCGGTATCAGTCTCATACGTGACACCGTATGTGGTCTTCCGTACGATCCCAATTTCGCTAGGTGCATCGTTGCCTTTCAACGAGTCCAGGATATATTCCTCACTTGCCCCGTCGGTGCGGAGGACTTCGCTCTGGTTGAAACCCTCAGCGTGCCGGGGTCCGACATATGGCCTCCATGCCCCAGGCTGGTCCCCAGACCTGTCGCTGAGGACATAATcctcggagctggaggccTTGGAACCGGCAAACCAGGCTGGGAAGAGAATCGCCAGGAGCATGCGGCACATGGGCAGGCAGGCGCAAATAATGGCCATATTCTCCTCGATCATGGTCCATAGCGTTGACGCGATGTCGTCTAGTCAAAAGCCCTCAGTATAAGCCAACGATATATCCTAGGAGATGTACGTACATGTTATGTCGGGGCTGGTGGTTGAGAAGCGAAGTGTTGTCGCGCGCATGATGGACGTGACGGTGACACTTGAGCCGATAAGTATATGCTATCATGGACATAGAGCAGCACTTACAAGCTTCCCATAGCAAACACTAACATTAGTGCTCTCTTGTGAGCTACCGACAATTGGCTCGTCCATATGGGCTGCATAGGCAGTAACAGGATCAAGATGTCGGTGGCGATCGAGAAGCCAGCGTTCGCATACCAGTTCTTAGTAAGACTGATACACGTCGGTTGCATCGACTTATCCCAGGCTCCTCTGATGGGCTTGCACTGCCAGATGGACGACGCGGTGGTTGCTATCATGTAGCAGGTGATGAGAGCCATGAGGGTATAGCAGGATATGCGGAACCATCGCTGGACGAAGATTCGGAGGTACAGGAGCAGGATCGAGATCTTTGTAAGGTTGATGGTGAGCTTGTAGAAGATCTGGGCGACATAGAAGAGCTTGAAATTAGTTAGTGTTGTCTGTAAGGGCTATCGAGGGCTGGAGATGGTGTCATGTTACTTTGAGTGCCATCAGCTTATTCTGGGGAGCCAAGTTCTTGATGTGTTGACTAAACCCATACTCGCACGAGATCATCATCAGAATCTGCACGATCAGGGCACAAGTCTTTGTTGTCAATGTTAGTACTCTGCTGGAGGGCGGGATGGCTTCAACTTACAAAGGATAACAGAATGGTCCAGTCATCCCAGCCCAAACCCGACCTCTTGGCTATCCGACTCCAGAACCGAATAAAGAGAAAGACAGGCgtcaagacgaagaagatTATACAAGGAATACGGACTTGAGCTGCGTTGCTCTCACCCGGAATGTTTCCAGACACCATTGTTGGCAGATGGGGTCTAAGAAAGCCATGTATATTGGCATGTAGCACCCCAGATGAAAATCGCAAGACAGCACTGGATGGGTTATATCTCGCATGAAAAACTCTCCAGGATGTCTCTTGTCTCCTCTCTAACCGTACCACGGATCCGCCGCCTTCTCTCtcaaggtggaggagacaTGCTCGTTGCTTCTGCAAGGGCGGGCCACACGTCTACGAGAGCTGAAGACGACACGAATCGGGCTCTCCCGAGCCTATGCCCAATAGAAGCCTATTCAAGCTGGGAGCGGCACTTCATGACGACAAAGGACCAGTCAGTGGAGGGACGGCACGGCAGGTGATGTTCAGCCGGGCTTAGATCGGCGATTGTCAACAAAGAAACACGGGCTCCGATTAGCCTATTCTACCCATTGTttcttcttccatcttcttcagcaaAATTATAACTTGTGGGCGATGATGACTGGGTGCAGCAACTGTCTAAGACACGGCTCGCTGGTTGGACCGATGGGATCGAGACGGGACCATCTCGAGAAGCCACAGCTGAAACATGCCCTCGGGGCTTTTGAAGACAGAGTTTGAGGATAGGGACGATGCCCGTAAACAGAGGGGATTCAACGAGATGAGGTGGTCCCACGTATTCAAAGGGTCTTGTCCCGAGAAATCATCGACCACACCTTGTCGAAAAAGGCTTTTTCTTGAGTGTAACCTCGGAACATTCGGTATCAGAcgatttctttttctcttgtcCCTCTTCCAAATTCCAACTAGAATAAGGCTCTCTATTGAGGGACGGGCAAACATTACAAATTCGAGATTTTGTTTGTCTTTTACTCGCGCCACCAACACTCTCAACTCGACCCAACCAACACAGCCTGTTCAAGCAAAATTCCAAAAAGCTTCGGAAGTGGGATGGAGGATGTTGGTTTTGAGAAAGTTTCGCTGTGGGATTCAGGTACATGCAGCTGAGAAAAAGCAACGATATCCCTCGGGTCTCGTGTCTGGGATCACCTCTGATGACATGTATAGAGACGGTACGACAAGAGTAGTAAGCATATTGAACATTTCCCAGGATACTCCTTGCTGATAAGAAGCTTGTTTAGTTTCTCTTTTAAGTGAAATAGCCCAGAGCCTCATGTCATTGAGAGGCTTTCTCCCGAGGTCGTGGTATGCTAATCAATCAAAGTGGACTCGTCGGCTCAGCGTTTCAACTGCTGAGACAGGGATATCCCCTCCTTGTCAATTACAAGCTTGAGTTGCAATGTTTGCTGAAGCCACGGTTCAACTCGGCCTGTGATGTTTGCTGATCAACATGCATAGCCACCTTCTCTCTTGGGTAGAGTCGTCAAAACATCTGAAACAACACCGATTCCCTGAAATTTACCCGACGACAACCACCTCGCGATGGATATTACATCGGAACCTTTGGAATGTTGGTTGAGATGCCTCTAAGCCGCGGCCCCTCCCGGGATTTTCTACACGGCTCCCCGCAGTGTGGATGGCATGGGTTGGATGTCAACAAGCCCAAGGTTGTATTACCACGGGGCATGAGGCTTTTCTCGGAACAAAAACCATCTTTATACGGTCGCTGTCCCTCTCTTCTAGTTTCCTCTACAGCACCCTCTCATATCCCATGCCATGAAGTTCTCACTCGCCTCCATCTGCTCGACCGGCCTCCTCTGCGCCGGTCTCGTCTCTGCGCAGGCCAAGGGCTCCGTGTATGATGGCGAGGTCGCCGAGGACATCAATGGATCCAATTACACCTATCCATGGCCGGTGAAGCTCTTCAAGTTCACCAGCCAGCTGCAGAAGCTCGAGATGGCATTTATGGATATTCCGCCTGAATGCGATCCCAATGGCAAGAcggctcttcttctccacggCAAGAACTTCTGCGGTCCTACGTGGGAGGGGACCATCCGGGCTCTGAGCCGCGAGGGATATCGCGTTGTGGCTCCAGACCAGGTGGGCTTCTGCAAGAGCTCCAAGCCTTCATCGTACCAATTCAGCCTTCACCAGTTTGCGTGGAACACCCGCGGGCTCTTGAATGCCCTTGAAGTTGACAACGTCACCGTCATTGGACATTCCCTTGGAGGCATGCTCGCAGCTCGATACAGTCTTCAGTATCCCGAGTCAGTGGACAAGACAGTCATGGTCAACGCCGTCGGCATGGAGGATTACGTCCAAAAGGGTGTTCCCTACGTCAGCATCGACACCACATACACCTCTGAGAACGCCTCGAGCTACCAGTCCATCCGGGGATACGAGCAGGCGACGTACTACATGGGCGAGTGGAAGGACGACTACGACAAGTGGGTGAGGATGCTGGTCAACATCTACTACGGCACCGAGCGCGACAACTACGTCAAGAACCAGGCACAGATCGTCGACATGGTCCTCACGCAGCCCATCGCGCATCAATTCAAGGACATCAAGACGAAGACTCTCATCATGGTCGGCACCAATGACACCACGGCCATCGGTGCGCAGTGGGCGCCCAAGGAGGTTGCGGCGAAGCTTGGTCACTTTGATGTCCTGGGCAAGGAGGTTTCGAGTCTCATTCCGGATGGTCATCTAGTCGAGTTCCCTGGGCTTGGTCATGCGCCGCAGATTTCTCATCCGTCGCTTTTTCACGAAAAGTTGGTTACGTGGTTGTCTGAATGAGTGATTCACAGTCGTGAACTGTTGAAGGACCGGCAGCTTGTTAGTTAATTGGGAacagtatatattaattccATGTCAATTCTGCCAGACATCATTCGCCTCTTTAGCGCTTCTCTGCCATGCTCCCGTGATCAGAACCAAGTCATGTCCATTGCTCacttcttcatctttcaAATCCAGGGCAGTTGTCGCCGTTTGGATGTTCTCGTTTGTTAAGAAAGCTGGTAGGTAGTTTATGCAAGTCAATCTCATAGTAAACGCACGAATCGCTTGCCTTATCAGGCATTTTTCTATCAGCCAAAGGCTTGTTGTTCCGTTTCGTTTCTAAATGCCCTCGACCGTTGCTAACGCCATAGTCAAGTGCGTGCCAGCTTCCATGAGAGCTGGCAATGAGTCGCATCACTTGGGAAGGAGCAGAATTAGCTCAACGGCAAACAAACACTTGATCGTTCGTTCAATTGTTCAAGATTTTGCCCTTTTCAGAACTTCGAATGGTCATGTCCTGTTACAACATCTCTCGTGATCGCCTCACTGGACTTTTCATCTTCAACCCGAACAACACACTGGGAACAGCTTCATCCGCTTGCGCGTTCCTCTTGTCAATCCCAGCAACACAAGTCAACTCAAATACACCCTCGAGGCAAGTGGTAAACCCCTTGATATTTTTTCGTGACCTTACTGacctcttcttcagcttACACTCGTCAAGATGAACGTCCCAGGCCCAAGCAGCGACAAGCAGCTCGAGACCGGGGTTGCCCCCTCCATCGGTAACAGACGATTTGTCTTCCTCTGGCTTCTCGACTCCTCCCGTGGTCCTGCCGGATCTCGCAACAACCAGCCCGTCGTCTACCGCAACAACAAGCCCATCAAGCAGTTCAACTATGCCGCCATAGCCGAGTCCCTGGTCAGcgacatcaccaagaccGAGTACCACGTCTTTGCGtacaacaaggccaaggtcggCGAGCCGCCCGTTCGCTCCGAGGGTCCTCCCCAGTGGACCGGTGCCGGCTCGAACCCCTTCTTCCCCAAGGATACCGAGGAGTTCAAGGAGATGAACCACTTCCACGCCGTCATCGCCTATGACCACCAGGCCGAGGAGCAGTCCAACCTGAACCTCACCGTTGGCCACGGCGGCCGTGAGTGCGACTGGGAGGAGGGTAAGCCTTTCTACGGACTGAAGCCCTTTGAGGACGTTGAAAAGGAGATCCCCGGCCCCTCTAACGGCGCTATttgcatcaacatcaagttCGAACTTGAGGACGCTTCCGCCTACGAGATTGATGGGACTGTCGGCAAGCCTCCCCTGGCCGACTGCATCTCGCCTGTCTACAGACCCGACACCGACAAGTGGCTCGACACCGTCCGCCTCGAGATCTCCCAGAAGGGGTTCCCCAACTACCTCTCATTCAACATCCGCTTCGTCGAGTCTCAGGGAGAGCACCTTCTCGACCCTGTTCCCGTCCAGGCGCAGCTATTCAACATCTCCAACATTACGCTCTCTGACGTCGTCACCAAGGAGACTCCGTTCGGAGAGTTCGACACCGTCACGTGCGGGGTCAAGCTGGCCTTCCCCCGCAATAAGGAGAATGTTGAGGCCGAAGGCGATGTGATCATGAAGGAGTGATGCACTGATCAATCCAGGACTGTGGTGGTCGCAGTAGCAAAGGCAAACGTGGAGTAGCAGAAGCAGTAGTGGTGCCAGGTAGCACAGAATAGCATACAGCAAAAGGTGTCTTTGTTACACAACCTCAAATTACATGCCCAAGCAGTTTGCCTCTCAGTGACTGACGTCCCTTTCATTTGCAAGACCAACACCATCAGTATCCTGAAAGAGTGTCACATCCGGACTTCCACCTCCGGTCTGTCATCTATTACTGTGATAATCCCCCCTCTTCCAGAAAGGCCCCAGCAGACCGGTTCTCGTGGCCCTCTGCGAGAAGCTTCACAGAAAGACTCATGGTCAAAGGCGCACTCACCCACAGAACACGACCACATTCACAAAGCACCGTGTTCAGCGAAACAGCATCCCATTGTCTCCAACCAATCCAGCCCTCCACCTGATGAGTACCAGCTTCTTTCAATCATCCGCAAATAACAGCTTATATACACGCCGCGAGCCCAAAAGATGCCGCCGCCTCGTTCAGGTCAAACTCGCCCAAGACACAAAGCGCCTCTTTGAGAAGCTCTCTCTCCAGCCCAGCAAGTAACGTAACCTGTGCGACAAGATAGCTTCTCGTGATCACCATTATTTTTCCCACTGCGCTTTCACTATCCCGCTGTCAACTACCGACCTTGCACAAGTTGCTTTGGCAGCAACTGGGATTCTGTCGACTTAAGAGAAGGTAAGTTGGCATGCCCCTATTTCGAGCGCTGACAGAAAGAGGTGTAGCAGCGATAATTATTAAATCATAATGTCTCATCACCAACGAAGGTCTAGCACGTCGCAGACCTACCAAGGTCATAGACGAAGCTCTCAACACGCCCGAAGCCGTTCCGACAACCATGGCATCGCTAGAAGCGCGCCCACGTCTGGCATCACTTACACGCCTGGCTCCGTTCACCCCGACGACTTTTATGACCGCGACGAACTAGAGGTAGCCGACTCATACACAGAAGAGCCTGACGCCCTCCAAGATACATACAGCAGCCCCCAATCTGATACCCGCGTCTCTTATTCCGACCCAGCGCAGTATGCTAGCCAAGGTCGCCTGACCGCAGGATCCTACCCCGGAGGTGTGGCTTACACCAGAGGCGGCACCTATGCTGGTGGAAACACGCACACCAGGGGAGGCTCTTTTGATGCTAGGAACTATTCAAGGGGCGCCTATGACTGGGGGAGCTATTCCAGGGGTAGCACTTATAGTCCTAGAGACTATGCCAGGGGAAGCACCTACCCTGGCAGAGACAACCGAGTGTTCTCGTACACCCAGGACGGCTACTTGATACCAGACCCGGATCCTCCGCGGAGATTCCCTGCCGATCACTACGATGCCTTGGGGAACTACATCGGGGCTCCTCCAATCTACTCCAGCGCAACTGGCTTTATCTCATTCCCTCGATACCCCGAGCCCGAAGCACCACATTCACCTTCACCCCCTCCCCCACCACCAGCTCCTGTTCCCCAGAACAACCGCCGGTCTCTATCAGGCCAACTCGTCGACGGGGTCCGcagcctcttctcccccgaGCCGGCTTCTAGTGAGCCCCAGTTCCCTCCCCAGCCCCCGCGGACAGGCGCCTACTTGTTCTGCAGGCACCGCCTTAACGACGACTGTGCTTGTATCACACCCCTTGAGGACAACGAGCCGGGAGACTACTGCCAGAGATGCTGGGAAGGACGGTGCAAGGGACCACGACCTCCAGGGTCAACACCAAAGAGATCTTTTTGGTAAGAAGTAGAGCTGGTCTTGTGGGCTTATAACGTAGGCAAGTACCCGAGAAAACTTGGATGGGGTCATGGAGCATGGAAGTCATAATCAGGGAGTAGTTAATGGGAAGTGGGCAACATAATCAGCGTTGCTCTGCGGGTAGCTGGGATTAATAGTACCATAGAATGGAATAGATACCACAAGACTCCTTCCGACCAACTAAATCACACAACAGACAATGAGACATGTTGTGCCAACTGACCATAGTTTCTATCTAGTTGAGCTATAGTTGACTTCAAAACCATGGgaatctttttctttttaccATCGCCAGACCTGGCATCGGATATAATGCTCGAAACAAGAAAAGCAACAAACTCGACTCCAGCTGCTATGCATATCTTACCAACGCCTTGCTTACACACCAGAGATCCCACCTCCCGTTCTAATACATATGTACAATGAATGTGCCGCTTCGCTTCGTCTCCTCTTGTCTCGGTCACGATGTGACTCGTCTGACCCACAGCGACGACGGCTCAAAAGCTGCTTCTCTCTCAAGCCGTTTGTTGGCTCGGTAGAGCTTCAAGCCCAAGTCATACTCCTCACGTTGAATCTCcgccagctcctccttgagcccctcaaccttcttcttctcgatctCGCGCCTGCGAATAACATCCGCGCTTGCCAAGAGGTTGTCGGTAGGCATCAGCTCCGTCATTTGCTTGATgctcttgttgatgttggtgcGTCGATGAGCGAGACTGTCAAGTCGGGCTGTGAGGTACGCAACACGGTCGTTTGCTGACTGCATTTCGGGAGGTGCAAGTGGGAGGGCTTTATCAGTCACGAGAATAGATGGGGGTCTCTCAGTGCTCGTTCGATCTTGGCTTGCCGCGTCCGACCTTAGGGAGAGACTAGACGTCTTCATCGAAATAATGATAGGATCATTCGAGGCCCTCTTGAAACTATCGCCGCCGGGAACTGGCCTCCTACGGTCCATCATCGACGGGAGCTTTGAAGTAGTAGGCATTGGTGGTCGatcttcgtcgtcagagAGGCGGGGTGATTCGGGAGCGGCCGTGTTGCATGTGGTAACGCTGAAACGCGAAGGGGGCTGAACCCAAGGATCCTCAGGCGCAAACAGGCTCGTTGGCTCGAGGTTGTTGGGGAGAGGTGCAGGACCGGAAGCAGTCTGTTCCGTCAGGGCAGAGTACACCGAACTCGAGTAAGAAGCGTGAGAGATGTGAGCGGAGGGCGACGGCTTTCTTTTAATGGCCTTTTGTTGATCAGGCATCGTGCTTGGGGTGAGCAGGGGCGCCGCATGAACCGGCCGTGCGGCATGAGACGATACAGGCGGCTGAGAGGGGGGGGAGCTAGAGTAGGGAGGGCTAGGATAAGCATGTGAGGTACCAGCTTGCGAGGTAGGCTCgggtgatggtgttttgctagcatccttgagcttctgaTTGGATCGCGAGGGAAGCAGTCGTCGGACCGTTGAAGCTGCGCCGCTGGGACTTTCGGGAGATGTGCCACCGCCAAGTCCAACCCGTTTGCTGACCCTGCGCTGCAGAGACAACGGCGCAACAGAGGGGTCGTCGCGAACTGGTTCAACCAAAGGAGCACGGCCACTTGCTCCGTTCCATGGTGGCCGACTCTCAACTGGCTCGGCCTTCAATCTGAGCTTACGCATCCGCTGTCCAAATGTCGTAGGAGGGTTGGAAGGGCGAAGAGCCCGAGGTCCCGTCACGGTAGTAGTGAGTCCAAAAGTGTGTGGAGGTTTGCTGGAGGGGGCCTGCTGGCCCACAGCTCCCTCCCAAGGGTGCTTCCCATGCTTCTCCTGGTCTCTGAGTTGATCAATTGACTTCGACTCTCGAAGGGGAGAAGGTCTATGATCCTGGTCCCTTGTCTTGTCACGACGCATGGTCGGAATTTGGCTGCGAGGATGTGCGTGTGACTGAGGAGAGGGTGTATGTCGAGCATCTTGAAGAAGTTCTAGCTGAGACATATCGGGGGCCTCATCGATAGGTGAGACATCTTCATGATTTCCCCTACAGGCAAGGCATCGAATTAGTGAAACAGCTCTGCGTTGCATCCACCGCATTTTGTAGATGTTCAGGTATAGACAAAGGCCAAAAAAGGTCGTGAGAGGAAGGTGAAGGGATTCCAGCCGTGGCAGCTTTCAAGATGTCGTGTTTGAGAAGTGTAAAGAAAACGACAAGGCTCTCAAAAAAAGACGATGGAAATGCCAGAACGGACAAGAATAGTAACCAAGAAACGTGGGATGGATGAGGACCAAAAGCAGAGTTGACTTGGGAGAACTCACCCATTTCGTGCAGCGTCGAACTCGGGAGAGCTGGGCGGGGAGATCTCAATGGCCGTTGGGCGACCGTACATGTCTTTGGCAggcgccttggccttggagcgACCAGTAGAGGAAGGCTTGCGATGAGGGCGGGAGTGGGAGTGGGAACGggagtggttgttgttgctgtcgtcctcgtcgccgtAGATGGAGGAAGTAGGACGCCAGTGAGCTTCGTCGTCGGCCTTAAGTCGTTGATTCCTGGGAGGAGCCCGTACTCTGAGATCGTCTGAAtcgaggggaggggagctgCGACCAAAGGAAGCCGGTGTCAGTCAAGTGCAAACAATCTATCGCCGCTTCCAAGTGCAATGTAGGAAATGAATCATTGGGAAAAGGCATTGGTCGAAGTCGAGGCTTGGGGAGGAGCAAGATGGTGGTTGCTGTACAAAGAAAGTTGAAGTGGTGGACGCAATGGCCCCAAGTTCACGGTGACCCGGGCTGTTTCGTCTTGTCCAGTCCTGACCTGTCAGAGCGTTGGCCGTTGGCTGAGGCAGGTGCTGTGGTCGCCAGCGGTTCCAAAGGATCCACGCCGTCCTGCGCCATGTGCTGCGAGCGTGCAGATCCAGAACAATCGTGTGGCATAAAGGAAGCCCGATTCGTGGCTGATTGGAAGCCAACGAATACCTTcatcttgtcgtcgtcgtactCGGCAGAATGAGGCGTCCAGCTGGGAGACCTGCTGCGCCTGCCTGGCGTTGGCGTCCAAGCGTTCAGGTTGGCGTGGGTGCCCATGTCATGACGGGGTGCTGCGCCAGGAGAACGCGACATCTGCCTATGATTTGGGCCAAGTCCATCCATTTCGAGAAGGGCGCACACGACAGCGAGCGCCGCAGGAACACGATATCCAATGCAAATGTCGCGTGTGGTGGAAAAGGCTGATAAAAACAGAAGAGCTCATAATACTTACAGTTGACGTGGACCAGAAATGTCTGGCTGTGGAACCGTCTTTCCACGGCGAATCTCGTACTTGAAGGGGCCGTTCTGGATGCCGAGGCCGTTGAGTCGGTTGTCAAAGTCGTTCTGCCAAAAAGCTCGGTCCTGGTCTTCGTCGCTGTTTCTGAGCTTGTTGACGCTCGAGGTGGATTTGCTTAGAGGAAGAGTCTGGGTTGGGCGAAGGAATTGTcgcttcttgagctctggAGGCGGCAGCTGGTGAACACTGGGGCCTGTGGCAGTTTTCAAGTTGTCCCACATGGCGGGCATCCTTTCATCAGACGTCACCGTGACAGTGATAGATCAGGTAAAGCTGCTTCAAAATACTAGGCCGGGCTTCGTTTCCTCTCCCTCGCAGTGCATACGGCTGAGACTGCCTGGTCAGCAGTGAGAGTGCCTCGTGCTGCCGCTAGTTATTTTTGGTCCCGGGCGTCCACAAGGAGTAATCAGCTTGGGTCGGCGATGAGACGCGCTGACAGGAGACGACAGTAGCTCCAACGGCAGCGCAGTAAGCTGCAGGGACTGGCAGTAATGAAATGTTGATGAAGGATGCGTGTCGAGCGGGGACCAGAATGTGGCGGAGACAGATTCCAGGAGCTAGAACCTGGGGCTGTGATAAAAGATCGATTAATTGCAAGTATCGCTGAGTTGAGTCGAGTATAAGGAAAAGCAAATGAAGGATCGAGTCGTCTGTTGTGGGCGCGAGTCCAGCTCCAAGCCAGCAATGAATGGATGGTCAAGCAAGTGATTAGAGCTGAAATGATTAAAGagtagagagagagaaataagaacgacgacgagagaATTCCCAGGAACAGATACCTTGAaagcaaggagaagaacgcCCTGGGGTTCTTTATTAAATGAAATCAAACCCAGGCTGGTCTGTCTACCTACGCAGAATAAGTGCGACGCTGGCTGTTGGCTGGTCGGGGCGCACGTCTCCAGCTTGGTGGTGTCTTAATTTAAGGCCTGGTGCTTGCTCAGCgaggcaccaccaccaacagatTTCCTTTTTCTCCGGCTCCTCGAGTCTGAGGCGCCTCTTGCTCAAATGAGACAGGGATGCCCACCCGACAACGGCTTCTGTTGATGTCTAAATTTGTTACCCTGACCCGCAAAGCGGCCAACCAACAAACCACGAGACCCTGCATACCTCCAGTCCAGTACTGTCAAGACCGCCAGATCAAAGCGCCAGTCTTGCAGGCCCTCTTTAGTATCGTTTGAGCAAGATCCATCGACAAAGCAGTCGGCTGGCTGTGGGAAGGGCGCCAAAGCCAGCGACGCCAAGCGCCGTGGTTGATGTGGCAGTTTGAGTGTGGCGATGTGGCACGACTGGACTGAGAGACCTGCACGTAGTCGTGTTGCAATGGTCTAGCGCTCGACTGACATAAGAGACGAGCGCTTCTGCTCGACGACAACTGTTGATGTTTGGCGCCAATTGCCTGACCGGCGCTTGAGCATTCATGAGCTTGGTTCAGGACAGAGTTCTTATCGAAGCCCTGACCTGACTGGGATCACTCGATCAATTGGAGCCTGTCCAAGATCAGGAAGGATCACCCTCACACTCACAACCCGGACAACCAGGGTAGACTCGTCCAGGTCGAGGTGCTCACACTTGATATCATCAACATGATACTCCGAAGGCTTCCAGAATAGGTCTGGCCTGGTTGGCTAATCCATTCGACACACGATTTTAGGTTCCGTACCTGCCTTACCGCGCTTGTTAGTTTGGATGGAGGTTGCCGTGGCCCGTTTCAGAAAACTCAGGGGCTCAAGATGAAACTTGGAGCTGCACCCGTTGCGCCTTCCATGGGAAACGACGCCGAGTGGAACCCGTGGAAACAACCGCTCGCTCGGCTCCTGCCATCCCGTCCACACGAACGTTGACGGATCACCGGTCTAAAACACCACCAACCTTGCCTCCGCTGCCGAGGCTAAGCTGTGTCTGATTTTCTCCGTTCCTCGTCCCCCTGGACCGTTGGGGATATCCTCCCTAGCCCTATCATCGACCCTGATCCCAGCCCTGGCAGTCTTGGCCTAGCTTTCATCTCGTCCCATGCCGTGCCTGCCGTCGCTACCGTCGCTACCGTTTTCTCGCCAAAACCTTTATGGGGAAGTCAGGAGACTCTGCTCGACTTTTTTCTCTCCTGGCCCCTGCAGCGTACCTGGGCTCACCGGCAGACGACTGTGTTGCACTCGGGACGATCCTGTCTCCTCCTTATCGGATTGTCTTATGAGGAAACATTGCGCAAAGATCGAAGCTTGCATCTTGGCGAGCGAGAATCGCTGATCAATGGCATCTTTGAAGCCAGTCACATTCCCTCTGGGAATCATGACAGGGACCAAAACACCCCCTTGCTGAAGGAAGGCGACGGTCCTCGCCTGTCAAAATTAGGAGCGGAAATACGCTTGTTTTTGTCCAGGTATCAAGTTCCCGACGGGAGAAACCGACACAATAAGATTACATTATCAACACCAC
This region includes:
- a CDS encoding AB hydrolase-1 domain-containing protein, whose product is MKFSLASICSTGLLCAGLVSAQAKGSVYDGEVAEDINGSNYTYPWPVKLFKFTSQLQKLEMAFMDIPPECDPNGKTALLLHGKNFCGPTWEGTIRALSREGYRVVAPDQVGFCKSSKPSSYQFSLHQFAWNTRGLLNALEVDNVTVIGHSLGGMLAARYSLQYPESVDKTVMVNAVGMEDYVQKGVPYVSIDTTYTSENASSYQSIRGYEQATYYMGEWKDDYDKWVRMLVNIYYGTERDNYVKNQAQIVDMVLTQPIAHQFKDIKTKTLIMVGTNDTTAIGAQWAPKEVAAKLGHFDVLGKEVSSLIPDGHLVEFPGLGHAPQISHPSLFHEKLVTWLSE